One stretch of Equus caballus isolate H_3958 breed thoroughbred chromosome 24, TB-T2T, whole genome shotgun sequence DNA includes these proteins:
- the SIVA1 gene encoding apoptosis regulatory protein Siva produces the protein MPKRGCPFADAAPLQLKVRVGQRELSRGVCAERYSREIFEKTKQLLFRGAQAYMDHAWEEDCAIVDLPESPKPSPTEASRAARGQMLIGPDGRLTRSRAQAAEADPSGAASGACSSCVRAVDGKAACGQCERALCRLCVRSCGGCGAVVCAVCGLVDCGAVHEKVLCASCAMFEA, from the exons ATGCCCAAGCGGGGCTGCCCCTTCGCGGACGCGGCCCCGCTGCAGCTCAAAGTCCGCGTGGGCCAGAGGGAGCTGAGCCGCGGCGTGTGCGCCGAGCGCTATTCGCGGGAGATCTTCG AGAAGACCAAGCAACTCCTTTTTCGAGGGGCCCAGGCCTACATGGACCACGCGTGGGAGGAAGACTGCGCTATCGTTGACCTGCCAGAGTCCCCAAAGCCCAGCCCCACGGAGGCCTCTCGGGCAGCACGTGGACAGATGCTAATCGGCCCGGATGGCCGGCTGACCAGGAGCCGGGCCCAGGCCGCCGAAGCCG acccgtctgggGCAGCATCCGGAGCCTGCTCCTCGTGCGTGCGAGCCGTGGACGGGAAGGCGGCATGTGGCCAGTGTGAGCGTGCCCTCTGCAGGCTGTGCGTGCGCAGTTGCGGCGGCTGTGGGGCCGTGGTCTGCGCCGTGTGTGGCCTCGTGGA CTGTGGTGCCGTTCACGAGAAGGTGCTGTGTGCCAGCTGTGCCATGTTCGAAGCCTGA